In Solanum lycopersicum chromosome 5, SLM_r2.1, the following are encoded in one genomic region:
- the LOC101260816 gene encoding cytochrome P450 CYP749A22-like isoform X1: MDIGKLILVFFFSTLCFYLLWTLLKFVYSVWWMPLQTQNKMNSQGIKGPSYSFPHGNTKDISLMRSQTMDKPMIDISHDIFSRIQPHVHTWTRMYGRNFLTWHGSKPYLFVTEPELIKEVLSNKEDIYPKMDMEGYAKKLLGEALITNEGEKWAKVRKLANHTFHAESLKRMVPEMSESVAEMLERWKEHEGKEFDVFKDFGLLTTEVISRTAFGSSYMEGKHIFEMVAKLTAITVKNLYTVKFPGISWLIRTDDEIEAEKLERGIKNSILELVSKREKGKDGMYEKFGNDYLGQLMKLLHESDTNKRITIDQMIDEVRTLYGAGHLTTTSLLGWSVFLLALHPEWQEKARKEVFLFCGLEKPTSDAIARLRTMNMILNECMRLYPPVITVTRKVEREVRLGSMTLPGNMTIFMPILALHHDPQIWGEDVHVFKPERFAEGVAKATNNKAAAFFPFGLGPRTCVGLNFTTNETKITLSMILQRYKFTLSPNYVHYPSDIFLLTPKDGVKVVLESI, translated from the exons ATGGATATAGGGAAACTTATCTTAGTCTTCTTTTTCAGTACTCTTTGCTTCTATCTCCTATGGACACTCTTAAAATTCGTTTATTCAGTATGGTGGATGCCACttcaaacacaaaataaaatgaactctCAGGGCATTAAAGGCCCTTCTTATAGTTTTCCTCATGGAAATACCAAAGATATATCACTGATGAGAAGTCAAACTATGGATAAACCTATGATTGATATTTCTCATGACATTTTTTCAAGGATTCAACCTCATGTTCACACATGGACAAGGATGTACG GGAGGAATTTCCTCACTTGGCATGGCTCGAAACCATACTTATTTGTCACTGAACCAGAGCTGATCAAAGAAGTATTGTCCAACAAAGAAGACATTTACCCGAAAATGGACATGGAAGGCTATGCGAAGAAACTACTAGGGGAAGCACTTATAACAAATGAAGGTGAAAAATGGGCAAAAGTAAGAAAACTGGCAAACCACACTTTCCATGCAGAAAGCCTGAAA CGTATGGTGCCAGAAATGAGTGAAAGTGTAGCGGAAATGCTAGAAAGATGGAAAGAACACGAAGGAAAAGAGTTCGATGTGTTCAAGGATTTTGGACTGTTAACAACTGAAGTAATTTCTAGGACAGCATTTGGAAGTAGCTACATGGAAGGCAAACATATTTTCGAGATGGTGGCAAAATTGACAGCAATAACTGTAAAGAATCTTTACACTGTCAAATTTCCTGGAATCAG TTGGCTTATAAGAACAGATGATGAAATTGAAGCAGAGAAACTTGAAAGAGGGATCAAGAACTCAATTCTTGAGCTAGTAAGTAAAAGAGAAAAGGGTAAAGATGGCATGTATGAAAAGTTTGGGAATGATTACCTAGGACAACTTATGAAGCTTTTGCATGAATCCGACACGAACAAGAGGATCACCATAGATCAAATGATCGACGAGGTCAGGACATTGTATGGTGCTGGTCATCTTACAACGACAAGCTTACTTGGCTGGTCTGTTTTTCTCTTGGCACTTCATCCCGAATGGCAAGAAAAAGCCAGAAAGGAAGTTTTTTTATTCTGTGGCCTTGAAAAACCAACTTCTGATGCAATTGCAAGACTAAGAACA ATGAACATGATACTTAATGAATGTATGAGATTGTATCCTCCAGTTATTACAGTGACAAGGAAAGTTGAACGCGAAGTTAGACTGGGGAGCATGACTCTTCCAGGTAACATGACTATTTTCATGCCAATTCTGGCACTGCATCATGATCCTCAAATATGGGGTGAAGACGTTCACGTCTTCAAACCAGAGAGGTTTGCAGAAGGGGTAGCTAAAGCAACTAACAACAAAGCAGCAGCATTCTTTCCCTTCGGATTAGGACCTCGTACCTGTGTTGGTCTGAACTTCACAACCAACGAAACAAAGATTACTTTATCGATGATTTTGCAGCGTTATAAGTTCACTCTGTCACCTAATTATGTGCATTATCCATCTGATATTTTCCTTTTGACTCCCAAAGATGGAGTTAAAGTTGTGCTTGAATCCATTTAG
- the LOC101260816 gene encoding cytochrome P450 CYP749A22-like isoform X2 has product MDMEGYAKKLLGEALITNEGEKWAKVRKLANHTFHAESLKRMVPEMSESVAEMLERWKEHEGKEFDVFKDFGLLTTEVISRTAFGSSYMEGKHIFEMVAKLTAITVKNLYTVKFPGISWLIRTDDEIEAEKLERGIKNSILELVSKREKGKDGMYEKFGNDYLGQLMKLLHESDTNKRITIDQMIDEVRTLYGAGHLTTTSLLGWSVFLLALHPEWQEKARKEVFLFCGLEKPTSDAIARLRTMNMILNECMRLYPPVITVTRKVEREVRLGSMTLPGNMTIFMPILALHHDPQIWGEDVHVFKPERFAEGVAKATNNKAAAFFPFGLGPRTCVGLNFTTNETKITLSMILQRYKFTLSPNYVHYPSDIFLLTPKDGVKVVLESI; this is encoded by the exons ATGGACATGGAAGGCTATGCGAAGAAACTACTAGGGGAAGCACTTATAACAAATGAAGGTGAAAAATGGGCAAAAGTAAGAAAACTGGCAAACCACACTTTCCATGCAGAAAGCCTGAAA CGTATGGTGCCAGAAATGAGTGAAAGTGTAGCGGAAATGCTAGAAAGATGGAAAGAACACGAAGGAAAAGAGTTCGATGTGTTCAAGGATTTTGGACTGTTAACAACTGAAGTAATTTCTAGGACAGCATTTGGAAGTAGCTACATGGAAGGCAAACATATTTTCGAGATGGTGGCAAAATTGACAGCAATAACTGTAAAGAATCTTTACACTGTCAAATTTCCTGGAATCAG TTGGCTTATAAGAACAGATGATGAAATTGAAGCAGAGAAACTTGAAAGAGGGATCAAGAACTCAATTCTTGAGCTAGTAAGTAAAAGAGAAAAGGGTAAAGATGGCATGTATGAAAAGTTTGGGAATGATTACCTAGGACAACTTATGAAGCTTTTGCATGAATCCGACACGAACAAGAGGATCACCATAGATCAAATGATCGACGAGGTCAGGACATTGTATGGTGCTGGTCATCTTACAACGACAAGCTTACTTGGCTGGTCTGTTTTTCTCTTGGCACTTCATCCCGAATGGCAAGAAAAAGCCAGAAAGGAAGTTTTTTTATTCTGTGGCCTTGAAAAACCAACTTCTGATGCAATTGCAAGACTAAGAACA ATGAACATGATACTTAATGAATGTATGAGATTGTATCCTCCAGTTATTACAGTGACAAGGAAAGTTGAACGCGAAGTTAGACTGGGGAGCATGACTCTTCCAGGTAACATGACTATTTTCATGCCAATTCTGGCACTGCATCATGATCCTCAAATATGGGGTGAAGACGTTCACGTCTTCAAACCAGAGAGGTTTGCAGAAGGGGTAGCTAAAGCAACTAACAACAAAGCAGCAGCATTCTTTCCCTTCGGATTAGGACCTCGTACCTGTGTTGGTCTGAACTTCACAACCAACGAAACAAAGATTACTTTATCGATGATTTTGCAGCGTTATAAGTTCACTCTGTCACCTAATTATGTGCATTATCCATCTGATATTTTCCTTTTGACTCCCAAAGATGGAGTTAAAGTTGTGCTTGAATCCATTTAG